A region of Tigriopus californicus strain San Diego chromosome 7, Tcal_SD_v2.1, whole genome shotgun sequence DNA encodes the following proteins:
- the LOC131883505 gene encoding galactoside alpha-(1,2)-fucosyltransferase 1-like, which translates to MSIKNPWNFWLICLLILSALYLFPIHWTREQMLTSQFHHGPQPSFHFMDCGNFCIPWVQPSLHQSAALDNKILWQLKHVNTLARFPIQYQSSIEALRRIRANYVRTLKKSVPNNFGINRHVNKSLQRLQEAGYSCPCTNLVSINENGRLGNKMSQYMTLLGQSKRLHFRPIIQRGMSQILSSIFPRLSVPSQDIVPCTCNWTIVHMNELCKIKSKKELFARGQSIFIPEFPTQIEIFEQFFPTVMREFAFNQRIMQEVQTYLDQVKRGFRSRIGINQNTEVTVVGVHNRRTDYASYLSSKVQGRLLSTRFF; encoded by the exons atgagcaTCAAGAATCCATGGAATTTCTGGTTGATATGCTTGCTAATACTATCAGCTTTATATCTTTTTCCAATCCATTGGACAAGAGAGCAAATGTTGACATCCCAATTCCATCATGGACCACAAccatcttttcatttcatggatTGTGGAAACTTTTGCATTCCGTGGGTTCAACCGTCTTTGCATCAGAGCGCAGCCCTGGATAACAAGATTTTGTGGCAATTGAAGCATGTCAATACATTGGCTCGCTTTCCCATACAATACCAGTCTTCAATTGAAGCATTGAGAAGGATTCGAGCAAATTATGTCCGGACTTTGAAAAAATCGGTGCCAAATAACTTTGG TATCAACCGACATGTCAATAAATCATTGCAACGACTCCAGGAAGCAGGATATTCATGCCCTTGCACAAACTTGGtgtcaatcaatgaaaatggaagaTTGGGCAATAAGATGTCGCAATACATGACCCTTTTGGGGCAATCAAAACGACTTCACTTCCGGCCAATCATCCAACGAGGAATGAGTCAAATTCTGAGTTCAATATTTCCTCGCTTGAGTGTTCCCTCCCAAGATATTGTTCCTTGCACATGCAATTGGACAATCGTGCATATGAACGAATTGTGCAAAATCAAGTCGAAAAAAGAGCTTTTTGCCCGCGGACAAAGCATCTTTATTCCTGAATTTCCTactcaaattgaaatatttgaacagTTTTTTCCCACGGTCATGAGGGAATTTGCATTCAACCAACGCATCATGCAAGAGGTTCAGACATACTTAGATCAAGTCAAGAGAGGCTTTCGGTCACGAATTGGAATTAACCAGAATACTGAGGTCACAGTTGTTGGAGTTCATAACAGAAGAACCGACTATGCCTCTTACTTGAGTAGCAAGGTTCAAGGCCGACTATTATCAAcgcgatttttttaa